TCTCACAATTCTGAAATATTTGTAAAAATCCACTTTCCTTTTGCAAGGAAAAATTTCAAAAATTCCATGTTTTTGAAACATATCAAATACATCTTCGGGAAAATCGACTTTTAAACTTTTTTCCAATTCATTTCTTATCCTTGCTTCGCTTAAAACTTTGAGGTAATGATGCTGAATGGCATTTTCAAGGAGCATTCGCGTTTTGTCTTCCAGGGTATATTTAAAACGTGCTGCGTATCTTAGAGCCCTTAATATTCTTGTAGGATCCTCCACAAAACTCATGCTGTGGAGTACCCTTATTCTGCCGATTCTCAAATCCCTTCTTCCACCAAAAAAATCTATAAGGGTACCAAAATCTTCTGGATTCAACGCTATGGCCATCGCGTTTATTGTGAAATCACGGCGATAAAGATCTTTTCTTAAATTTGAAGATTCTACTTTCGGTAAGGCCCCTGGGTTTTCGTAGTACTCAGTTCTTGCCGTTGCCACATCTATGGATACCCCATCTACAAAAAGGGTGGCAGTTTTAAATTCCGAATGAGAACGTAACTTCACTTTTTTCTCTTTCGCAAATTCTTTTGCAAACTCAGAACCGTTTCCTTCTATAACGATATCCACATCCAAGCTGTTCTTTCCCATCAGGAGATCTCTTACAAAACCTCCAACGGCGTAAGCTTTTTCGTCTCGTTTTTCAGCAAACTCACCTATTTCTTTCAACAAGGACAATAGAAAAGATGGAACGTTTTTCCTCATTTCATCCGTCACATCAAACGTTAGTTCATTTTCTTCATTAAGGGAAACCACAGCTCTTACTAAATCACGTCGTGTTATTATTCCAATGGGGTGCATTCCTTCATCTACAACGATTATCCTTCCAATATCATGAAGGGCCATTAACTCCCCAACTTTTTCCAAACTTGCATTCTTCTCAACAACTATGGGAGGAATGCTCATTACAAGCTGGAGATCCTCTACATTGGCCTTTAAAGCCCTCTCGATTTCCTTTTTTGTCACAACTCCAACGATTTTTTCATTTTTATCTATCACGGGAAAACCGGTAAATCCTGTACGTTTTATGATCTCGGCAATTTGAGAAACACGCAAATCCCACGCAACGCTTTTGACGGGGCGAGTCATTATCTCGTAAGCCGTACGCGGTAACCCGAGAAAAGAAATTTGGACGGAAATGCCACTCAAATTCCCCCCATGTTCAAAACAGAAAGCAAGAGCTTCCAGATCAAGGAAAGTCGTATCTTGATGAGTAAGAGCACGTGTGGAAAAATAAATGGCGAAAGCAAACAACTGAGCGTCTTCTTTGGTGAAATCAACTTTTTTATCTCTCAATTCAAGCACGAAATGTGCTGTGAAAGACAAAGTTTTTTTGTCCCAAGAAAAGTGGGGTTGCGTTTCTTCCTCAAATTCTACCTCACGGAGTTGAGAAAATTTCTCCAACAGATGGCTCTTTTTCCCGACAAGAACTATTTTTACCGTCGGATAAAGTCTTTTGTAAGCTATGCCAGCTCCCAGTCCATCAATTGTGGCTGGGAATTTCTTTTTCAAATTCGACACCACCCAACGAATTTATGAAATCATCTATCTTATCGTCAACAAAATAGAGGTTGGAATCAACCCGTTTCATATCAGATGCACCAAAGTTCTTAACACTTTCGTACATTCCCGAAAGCTTAATGGAGATATCTTCTTCCAATTGTTTACCAAAGAGAACGTAAACTTTTTCTACATTCACATGGTCACAAGAAAGAAGGTAATCTATGTGCCAATGTAATTTCTTCTTTTTTCTCAAATGCCTCTCTATTCTTTTGGAAAGGGAGTTCATTGCAGAACCAACGTAAACGTACGTTCCCTTTTTAAAATCCATTTCCCCAATGGCACCCACTTTTACCTTCACGGGATTTGATACTTTTATCTTCAGCACGTATGTACCTTTATCCATATCTCACCATCACGTAAAGTATGGAAAGCACAACACTTAAAGTAAGCACGACGGCGCCGTATTTCAAAAACTTAAAAAAGCTGATTTCCTTTTTATACGAGCGTCTCAAAAGGGCAAGGGCAACCACATTTGCGGATGCTCCGACCACCGTGCCATTTCCACCTAAGCACGCACCTAAACTCAATGACCACCATAAGGGTGTGAGATTGGCGTACACTTTTGGATCGAGGGAATGCATGGATTTTATAACAGGTATCAACGTAGCGGTTAAGGGAACGTTGTCTATTATGGATGACAGAACGGCTGAAAAAGATATGATGATGGCTTCCATAAGCCTGTAAGAGTTATGGGAAAGCAAAATCATGATCTTGGCCAATTCGTTTAGAACGCCTGTGTCGCCAAGGGCACCTACCATGACAAAAAGCCCTAAGAAAAACGTCAAAGTGGACCAATCCACTTTTTTCAATATGTAATCCACTTTTTTTCTTTCCATGAACAATATCGATGTAAACCCTGCCGTCATGGCTATGGCAGAATTTTCGATGTGCGTCACGCTTTGAAGCAAAAACATCGTTATCGTTGCAACGAAAAAAACTACGGAAAGCCTGAAATCCCGTGAACTGCTTATAGAAGATTTCGGATCAAGGCTGTCTATGACTTTTTTGTCTATCTTTTTCGAAAAAGCCTTCCTGAAAAAGAAGAGCAATATAAGATCCGATAAAATTAGCATTAAAATTGCCAAAGGCCCCGTATTTATGAGAAACTGGATGAAATCCAAATGAGCTTCCGATCCTATCATGATGTTCGGCGGGTCTCCTATCAACGTCATGGTTCCACCTATGTTGGAAGCAAAAATTTCGCCTATAACAAAAGGAATTGGATCCATTCCCAACGGTTCTGTTATGGCAAATGTCAACGGCATTGCCACCAAGATCGTGGTAACGTTGTCAAGAAAACCGGACATTATGGCAACAAAAAGCGTCAACATGATGAAGAGCTTCTTTGAAGACGTTCCGGAATGTTGGGCAACTTTAACTCCTATGTACTGAAAAAGACCACTTTCTTCTAGAACGCTCACAAACGTCATCATACCCAAGAGGAGAAAGATCGTGTTGAAATCTATGTAAGTTGCCCATACTTTCTCGGTCTCTTGAAAAAGACCAAAAAAAATCATCGTCGTGGCCCCTAAAATGGCCACGATCGTCTTATTCACTTTTTCTGTGGCTATGAAAAAATAAGCGATCGAGAATATCGCTAGGGAAGCTACCCCCTCCGCGTTCAAATCTTTACCTCCACGCTATCTCCCTCTTTCAA
The Mesoaciditoga lauensis cd-1655R = DSM 25116 genome window above contains:
- a CDS encoding GIY-YIG nuclease family protein, which translates into the protein MDKGTYVLKIKVSNPVKVKVGAIGEMDFKKGTYVYVGSAMNSLSKRIERHLRKKKKLHWHIDYLLSCDHVNVEKVYVLFGKQLEEDISIKLSGMYESVKNFGASDMKRVDSNLYFVDDKIDDFINSLGGVEFEKEIPSHN
- a CDS encoding CBS domain-containing protein, which translates into the protein MKKKFPATIDGLGAGIAYKRLYPTVKIVLVGKKSHLLEKFSQLREVEFEEETQPHFSWDKKTLSFTAHFVLELRDKKVDFTKEDAQLFAFAIYFSTRALTHQDTTFLDLEALAFCFEHGGNLSGISVQISFLGLPRTAYEIMTRPVKSVAWDLRVSQIAEIIKRTGFTGFPVIDKNEKIVGVVTKKEIERALKANVEDLQLVMSIPPIVVEKNASLEKVGELMALHDIGRIIVVDEGMHPIGIITRRDLVRAVVSLNEENELTFDVTDEMRKNVPSFLLSLLKEIGEFAEKRDEKAYAVGGFVRDLLMGKNSLDVDIVIEGNGSEFAKEFAKEKKVKLRSHSEFKTATLFVDGVSIDVATARTEYYENPGALPKVESSNLRKDLYRRDFTINAMAIALNPEDFGTLIDFFGGRRDLRIGRIRVLHSMSFVEDPTRILRALRYAARFKYTLEDKTRMLLENAIQHHYLKVLSEARIRNELEKSLKVDFPEDVFDMFQKHGIFEIFPCKRKVDFYKYFRIVRKMEEEFNIFYSIILLLLKPCRKPIVEEVFKKYGIPKKYVDLFEKIYENSFLKKIDEANTRSSLFFLLRRTPREALPILAYESERTQEKIFLFLRELKDVKLEKVNGHTLEEYGFKGTDVGKVMKEILKMKLDEGMDELKALKVLLKNDDH
- a CDS encoding SLC13 family permease yields the protein MNAEGVASLAIFSIAYFFIATEKVNKTIVAILGATTMIFFGLFQETEKVWATYIDFNTIFLLLGMMTFVSVLEESGLFQYIGVKVAQHSGTSSKKLFIMLTLFVAIMSGFLDNVTTILVAMPLTFAITEPLGMDPIPFVIGEIFASNIGGTMTLIGDPPNIMIGSEAHLDFIQFLINTGPLAILMLILSDLILLFFFRKAFSKKIDKKVIDSLDPKSSISSSRDFRLSVVFFVATITMFLLQSVTHIENSAIAMTAGFTSILFMERKKVDYILKKVDWSTLTFFLGLFVMVGALGDTGVLNELAKIMILLSHNSYRLMEAIIISFSAVLSSIIDNVPLTATLIPVIKSMHSLDPKVYANLTPLWWSLSLGACLGGNGTVVGASANVVALALLRRSYKKEISFFKFLKYGAVVLTLSVVLSILYVMVRYG